DNA sequence from the Sphaeramia orbicularis chromosome 13, fSphaOr1.1, whole genome shotgun sequence genome:
gtggcacgaaatatcagtttgtctgttgccacagagccaatgaaatgttagcatttgtactagagccaatcatggatactgttccatgaactcattatcctcttgttgccacagtactgtggtgatatatggcgtatacttcagtgcattcttttgtggattttgctaccacagtactgtggcaatcgATGGAAGAAACGAGAAATtaatgatagtatatagtatagaataggaattattgttgtaaatgctctatatgttgttgttttatggtgttctttgctgtgTGCAAttagtgaggctggagaaggtgggcggagctacaggtTAGATGCGGCAGTGTaccgtgtgacttctcagttctgtgtcagttctgtgtattGAGTGCAGTgctccgaattctgcactctgaacgttgtcccagtggctgatttatatccaTGTCGTATTTACCTACTGGCACTGTGCCCCcccgtttgaaaatctgcagaaaaaaaaatgctgctttgACTGGGAATCAAACCTGAGTCTTCCATATTTTAGTCTGTAGTGTCACCTAGTGAACTAAGTCTCCACCGTCTTTAGGTTCCCCCTATTTGCTCTCTGATTGCCATGGTACTTTTTGGGACGTGACGTTTCAGGATGTGAccagttaccagtctacacatgatataacgagggcgctgattggctctgtggtagtagacaaactgatattttgtgccacagtactgttatttttttttatcctaatcTATTACTGTTTTATGTATCCTTTATTCTCTTCTAATTGCATTTTTAATAttcttttattctattgtttaaGCACTGTAAAGCACAACAAGTATGATATGTGCTATATAAACTCACCTTCGCTTAcctattgattgttttttttctggactgTTTTCCAGGTGGAGATGTCTTTTCCTGGGGTCAGAACAGTCATGGTCAGCTGGGTCTTGGGAAGGAGGTGTCACTGCAGTACACACCGGTCCTGATCCACTCCCTGATCGGTGTCGCAGTGAGCCAGATCGCTGCTGGAGCAGAATACACCCTGGTCCTCACTCTGCCAGGCCTGGTGTACTGCTGTGGGGCCAATAAAGTGGGTCAGCTGGGCCTCAACAGGGTCGACGAGAAGGGTATAAAAACACCCAGTTATTCATTCAGTCTTTGACATGTAGCACACAGCACATGTTGCATCATACAGGAGCTGGCTGGCCTTTGTCAGACCAGTTTCACAAGTCAACCTGTGCCATCTGCTGACAGAGACAATAACTGCTGCAATTTAAGCCACTTATCTGTTGCAGAATACTTTGAACTTAGCCTGTCATCCATGTTTTGTCGTTTGTTCAGGTAGGTTCAACATCTGCATGGTACCTGCTCTCAGACCTCTAGGTGTTTCTTTCATAAGCTGTGGAGAAGCACATACAGCTGTGTTAACAAAGGTACCAACGCCTGCTTCAGCCTGGCCAGATAATACTCATCCAGTGTAAAGAATATGGAACACTATAGTTATAACTCTGTAATTACAACTGTTTAATTAATTCTGTTGTTAGGATGGGAAGGTGTTCACTTTTGGAGATGGACGTCATGGTCAGCTGGGTCATAACTCATCTGGTAATGAAGTGAGACCCAGACTTGTGGAGGGTTTGGGTGGACGTGCCTCACAAATCGCATGTGGCAGGTAAAGAGTCACTGTGTTTTATcacaacatatttatttatttatttatttctgggcTTTTTGCCAATCCAGTGTAAATCCATTTTTGAAGGGGGTCATTTTCAACTACTGATAGAGAAAATcataagggggtggggggggtggggtggggggggtggtatgtggtccgggaaaaaaaaaaagagattttgatccagctttttttttgcttagaaatacttctaaacaatcccaaaggcatcagttagtcacatgtgaggtatttcagactgtttgaaaccatttttcaagaGGGTAATTTTCGACCATCAGTACGGAAAatcgtaaaggggggggggggggggggtaatgtggtctgggaaaaaaaaatgagattttagtccaaatttttttttttttgttttgtttaaaaatacttctaaataatgTAGGTAGACTGGAAAGATGACATGAGAGGGGGAAggatctgggttagggttagttaataATTGTTTATAGTGACTGGGTTGTGTCTGACTAGAATATTGAAGGTGTCCAGCAGCTCACATAAAATCCACAATCACAACAATACAATAAGTATATACAGGTATATAGAAAAGTTTCTCAGTAGTAAATTAgtacattagtccaactctgaggtccttccactggctgcctgtccgtcagaggatagactttacagttctgttgctggtctataaagctctgaatgctTTAGGACCAAAATatatcagtgacctcctgacccagtaagAACCTGCCAGACCCCTCAGGttatctggatccggtctgttgtcagttcccagggtcagaaccagacacagagaagctgcgttcagcttctatgctccacatgtctggaacaaactcccagaaaacctcagttcagctgaaacactcagtttatttaaatccaggttaaagacccacctgttctcagctgcatttgaatagagtttgtattcttttaagtttttatctgttttatcgatttatctgattttgttttgtttgtttgtttgtttctctcatacctatactttttattgcttctgctgtaatgcttttaatgttttatgtaaagcactttgaattgtcttgtacatgaaatgtgctatagaaataaacctgccttgcctaaagTAAAATAGGAAGAgctgaaaaaaaacctgaaataatTACTGCACATAATGCAGTTCTTGCTGGGAGTGGGGCTGGATGGTAGTTGTGGGTGGGTGGTATGGTGTGGGTGGGGGAGATCAGGGGTTCTTTAAGGTGGGTTACAGGAAGTTTTAGTTGGAGCTCCAGAAAACATAGCATGTATTCTGCTGATTCTTATTTTACCCCAGCCAGTTCCTGTAGTGTAGTGGTTATCACGTTCGCCTAACACGCGAAAGGTCCTCGGTTCGAAACCGGGCAGGAACAGCTGAGTTATTTTTAGAAGCAACTGTGGCCGAGAAGGAGACTTGGTTTGCAGGGTTCCCTCAGGGTCTTAAAAGTATTGAGTTTACaagtctgcatttaataccttaaaaaagtctttagaaggtattcagtttgatatggtaggtcttaaatgaTGTTGCCTTAAACTTGTTGACTGTATTGTGTTGAAATGTgtttgtccaaactgcaaagaaagtaactttAGTCGACTCACTTCCACCTGCTCCAACCGgacagtttatattgaaattaggaaccagttgctaactttgcagcccctggtgagaaatgactctgaacagAAGGAATCAAGCCGTTGGAGTAAATTTGTAAATTTTCCTGAACTCTAGGAGTCAcagatttttgccagtatggctgtgaaacagGCATGAAatcctgttctaagtagtcttaaaaaggtcttaaaaagtcttaaatttaacttgtagaaacctgtaggaaccctgtggtTTATGACCAAAGGTTGTTGGCTCAGGGGCTgatatgcccttgagcaaggcacttaaccccctcaTTTGCCCCCTGGcgcctgacatggcagcccactgctgtttgtttgcagtgtgtggtgtgtttctgCATGTTTCAGCTAGTGATGGCTTAAATGTACAGTATCTGCATCTAAAAcactatactgacaaaaaaaaaatttcatcatAACTGGGTCGTCTCTTCTAGGCATCACACTCTAGTTTTGAGCTCCTCAGGCCAGCTGTGGGCCTTTGgtaatggggtcaaaggtcagattggAAATGGACGACCTGAAAATAGTCTGACCCCCAGTCTAGTCCAGCTCCCATGGACCACTGACAGTGCAGCAGTCGTTCCCACtggtatgtgttctgtgtgtgctTAATGACGCAGTTATCTTTATTTTTCTAATTACCTGTCAATAGTGAAATTTTTAGTCGAATTAAGTAATTACCTTGATTTGATTCATTAGTGTTTTGGAGGGGATTTTGTCTCATGTTTATTTCTAATATGTCAATTTAAGATGATATTCAGACTCAAACTACATGTCTGAATTTATTTGCCTTTGTTTCATTAAACAGACTTGAAAATCGCAGCTGGATGGAATACGAACTTTGCTTACATTTCATCTGCAAAGGTAAAAGtgctgaaatatcactgaaaaatAACCACaatcatgtgtttgttttttttaaaaggccACATCAGAGTTGACTTATTTTAAGTGGATTCTTCTGCTGTAAACACTGTTAACCTTTCTTATATAATTTTCCTTTAAAGAATTCGCATCAAAATCAGATAATTGGACGAGTTGAGGAGACAACAGTGCAAAGATGGCTGGCAACACCACAGAGCATGGTGACAAAGAGGTCCTCATTCATTGTTGTGCTGTTATTCTACGTaaataaaatgtcaaatataAAGAAACTGCAGTATTGATCAGTCCCTCTGAATGCTCAACTGTCTTCAACAGAGAAATACTGTCAATGTTTTTCACAAGTTCAAGTCTTGTTGCAAGTTTCACCAAAGCTAAGTGAGTATTTTATAGCTGCTAGTTGTTAATTTactaacaaaaataatcaaatacgAATTTAAAATAATACTTAAATCATTTTGTTTCCGTGTACCTGTTTCTTTTAATGCTTTGGTCAACAGTAAGTGTCCAGCAGAAGCAGGTGCTTTAACTGTGGACCTGGAGGCAGCCAGTCGAGCTTTTGACCAACTGATGGCCATACCATGGATCCAACAATCAGTTACGAGCACACTTTAAAACAATTATACACATTATTTTAACAaatctctttttctctctgtgtatATATGAAATATTGCTGCAGAGCCCATtatatagtcgcagaaaaaattattagaccatcaaaagtcatcaaaaacaatggttatacaatcgagtactaactcctgtgtggcatcatgtgactaaaattagacagaaaagaaaacatggcatgcctaaaagcactgtttttgtcagtacaatgacataccTGTTAAtgcaagaacttaagtgattttggttattataaagaaaacgatggaaaatgactagatatccgctcttattatattatatttgtccaaacaaatgtacctttagttgtaccaggcattaaaatgaacaacaaattaaagaaaacaaggggggtctactatttttttttttttttttttttttttttttgtgactgtatctgaaaaatcagttttttgtgcAGTTGAACCTACAGGTCCACATGGATTTGCTGTACACTGCAAGAGAGTTTTTGAGGTCTCCAGAGATCTTCCTGATTCTGCTGACGTTACCTGTTCTCCAAAACGACTCGCACGTCATGAATGATGTGTTGGCCCTGGCAATCAGTATAACAGAGCTGAATGAGAAGGCTTTGAAAACACTAAGTAAACAATTACTACTTATTACTTCTTTATTTATGATTTTGTCCAAAAGTCCTCCTGTTAATGCCAGCACTACCCAACATGTAGaatttaatataaaatatgttCTGACTTATGTGTCTGTAGGAACCTGGTGGTCTTCTGTGACACCCACCATACTGATGAAGCACATCTCCGTATTCAAAAAAGCTCTGGCCTTCATGTTAAAAAATGGCCTCCTGGCGACTCACAACCCTGGAGTCAAATACTTGCTGGAAGCCCTTAAACTACTCTACAAGGTGAAggtcttttccattgaccctcaatttGCGCGActgtaacttgtgcataaaaatttgccaaatggaaaaacaacagttcAGGGTCTGGCTCAGCTGTGTGTTTTATGAACAGGTTGCACTcacacatttgtatattttagaAGTAGTGTATATAGTTAGTTTTGTCATCTATTGTCATACATTGTTGCCTTAATAGCACACTCAGAGTTTGCACAATTAATTGACATCATTAACAACATGGTTAAGTCTTCACtacttgcttttccattgaccttcaaattatgtgatgtaacttgtgcataaaaattggcctaatggaaaaaaaggcaattttgccaaaactctcgtattttgatataaaatgtttgcactggcaagaagtggttttttgggcatagcgacATTgatatatcgcacaaaactgcaatggaaagaactttttccgcaactagaatcatgtgaacaaaaaaaaaaacagatgttgacaaatgttacaacaagcggaaaagaagagatttaaaagaaacatggtgcagtatgtgtggacacaccaggaaaccaaatcatttttgaatttaggacaggatagaggggtaatatttaataataattatgaatatgtccataaatcaatgtgatatttatgttcgtcaccatgtttatggaatgacatctcatgtcatctcgcaataataaataaacaaatcattgcatttgtgatttaatgaaaaaaccaacattacgcacttctgtttgaaatttagtaaatatcggtaaagttttgcacagatgtccaatggaaaagccactaatgaaACCATCAGAGGGTTTAGAGTCAGATCTATTCAGATGTTTCACTTTGTATTTGTGTAGAAAATCACAATGTTGATTATGGGACTAAGGGACAATTTATCAAGTCAAGACTGTTTGAAAAACATATAGGGTTTGGAGACTTCTTTATATACTAGAGAATAATCCAGATTTCAAAGCATTATTATTGTATGTATTCTTTGACAGGTGAACAAATCAGGAAAATCCTACAAAGTCCCACTGAGCACCTTTTATGTGGAAGAAATCATTGCAAATATCGTGCCTCTGGAAGATGTCTCTTTGTGGGTTTTGTTCTCTAAAAATGAGGTAAAACTACACGCTTCAGTTACAGTTTAAAAGAACTAAACACACATTCAGTGAAgttcatgatgtttttttttttttttttttaagacatttaaaaTAAACGTATCACTCCCggtgttttatgtctttatatattatatataccgTTAGGCACATTGTCTCAAATGAAATCAACCAAAGTTCCCGTTTTACTAACAGTATCAGACTAGTTATAAGTACCTAAAgcctcagtgtgtgatatttagtgacatctagtggtgaaatggTAGACTGCAACCAACTGACCACATAAACTAGGTTGTGactatcattagcctcatagcatcattgcctaagtcatattttttcaggtcatagccagtgatgaaaaattcatcagcagtgttaggagaatacagttatgcagatatcacagtttggccaaaaatatgacctttatgctatgaggctaacgatacgtATTTTCCTTTTTGTCTACATACAACATTAGATGTTACCTTTGCTTCCCTTTAAAATATTACatgttcttttctgtctcttgctGAATTACTTTCTGTGTACAGTTTATAATTTACGTTTTATTAAAGGATGATGCCAACACACCTGCCATCTTCTGCCGCTACCCGTTCTTGTTGACTCCGATTTGCAAGGTTGCAGTCTTCAACATCTTTGCCTACTTCACGAAGGTACTACTTAAATGATTTTCTAAATATATAAAGCTATAAATTGCATGAAATAAAGTCTCTTATACATTTTGACTATTAATAAAAGTGTGGTTTTGTGATTTCAGTGGATCCACCATTTCATGCATGACCTGGCATTGGCGTGGCCTCATGAGTCGTTTGTGAACTCTGCAGACTCTCCTCCGGCACCGATCTTCCAGTTAACTCTGAGACGACCTCACCTGGTCGAGGACACCTTCAGACAGATCAGTGCAGCTGACCACAGCGCCTTTGAAAGGCAGCTTCAggtaaacatgaacataaacctTAGCATTCTCAAGCAAACCTGCACAGTTCATTAAAATGTTAACATAATGTCAGACTGTGACAGTATAATCACACAAGGCTGCAGTTTACAACCCTAATGTGGGTGTGggcactgacactgaacaaagaGGTGTAGAAGTCCACATTAAAATtactacatttttattgtttaggagtttttttaataatgtttttGTAGTTCAAGTTCCCATTTCAACATTGTCCAAAATAATtgcaaatgactttttttaaccGAATCGTGCTGCCCAATTCTGAAACTGAATGCTGAATAAATTATTTGTGTGCACTTTTCTCCAGATTCAATACGCCATTTTCTACCTGCAATGAAGCAACATCATCACAGAACACAGATCACTAAATGAGGGTTCAGTTTGAGATTTTGCTCAGCCAGTGGAAATATAATATGTTGTTTGGATTATGGAATAAAACCTATATTTCCTTAAATTCCATAACCCAACTTGTGTTGAGTATGTGGATGAAGGTTATATGAGCTGTTGTTTATTCAGTATGCACTACTCTGAAAGTGAAAAAACTCAATGGCACTGATAATAGCATGATTCTTTTCTTTCTTAGGTGCAGTTTGTGGATGACAGGAAGGTGACCAACGTCAACAAAAGGGATTTCTTCCTCCATGTGTTCGATGAGCTGATGGCTCCAGAGTCTGGAATGTTCATGTACAATGAACACAAAACTCTGGCCTGGTTCCCCCCCAAGGTAAAAGTATTTAGTTAAAAACCTAAAACATTACTCAAAATACATTATTTAAACCTTAACACCATCGTACCTCCAAGTCagtttaaaataataattaaaaacaactttgatattttcacttttttgttgGGTAATattgtgctgtcctcacaacatgtgactgtgaAGCTAGAGAACCAGTGAACAAAATGAGGAAGAATCCAAACAAGGCTTGCTTTCTTAATGTGGAGGTTCTCTTTTatgtagtttctttttttttgtaaaaggacaaaAGTTTCCCAAGGCACAAGCATCTAGAGCACACTCAGTTCATCCATGAGTTGTTTTTGACTTCAATTTGCAGTGAGACTAGCAGGTCCTCCAGTAAACATGTCAAAGATCATCTCTAAAAAAGAGCACTCACTCAGCATTAAACTATAGCTCATGACTAGCACAAAGATCCTTTTAGGAAATTATATCTCACTCTTATCAAGTTTCAAAACCACtgcattttaacagtttttaacataaaatcaacttatttatttatttatttatttattataacttaatcaaataatttattcaatatatgaaataattaGGTTTTTGACCTAAAGACATCACAAGtacatttctgtgtgtgtatttttcattCTCTCAGCATCATTGAAAACAAGTGCATGGCTGACTAGAttgattaaaagaaagaaaaacataactGATGTGAACTTATAATTCTGTTTTCCTAATTATTCTCTTCTGCTCTCTAACCCAAACCATGCAGTTCATAGATGGTACTAAATGCTTACTTTCCATTTGTCGTCTGCCATCCAGCCAAAAGTTGAGGAGAAGAGTTACTTTGTGTTTGGGGTCTTGTGTGGCCTGGCTCTCTACAACCACAACATCGTCCACCTGCCGTTCCCTCTGGTTCTCTTCAAGAAGCTGCTCAGAGTCAAACCCTCATTAGACGACATGAAGGAGTTTGAGCCTGTAGTGGCAAGGTAATGCTTTAAACACATAAAGCATGTGTCAAAGACATAGATCATCTGTTGTGAGAAGGAGAACATTTTAGCGTCCTCCTGTAGAAAATAGGAAGGACAGTCCATTGAAttttattgttaatatcatttcagttcagctagtcTTTTTCTGTCAACAAGACAGTACATTACATGGAAAAACAAGACAATATTGACAGAAAGGATGTATGCTAAAGCCAAAGGTTATTCCACCTACTATTTgtatatatcaggggtgtcaaactcattttctttcaggggacacattcagcccaatttgatctcaagtgggccggaccagtaaaataataacataataacctataaataatgacaactccaaatttttgtctttgttttagtgtaaaaaaacattaaattatgaaaatacttacttttatgaactatccaaaaaaaaaaaaaaaactgaaaaaactgaaatttaaattaaaaaaaacataagaaaatttagtgcaatattaacaatattattcctcaacttatcatttgtccatgtgcattatggatcagatctacaaagacactaaagactctttagacatttcaggttgtttatatttgttcaggttattcacatttaattgttacaggatagtttgtaaatgtgaatatttccataatttaatgttattttttgcactaaaacaaagaaaaaaaaattgttaattctagattttttttttgcttaattcaagattttttcacttaattgaagattttttttggcttaattcaagattttttgctaaatttgagattttttttacttaattgaagattttttcttttttttttttttgcttaattgaagatttttttttttttacttaattgaaattttttttgggcctaattcaagattctttccttaattcaagctaaatttttcttttgattaattcaattcaagactgtggaatttttgcacttggcaaaaacatcccaggggccgaactggaccctttggtgggctgcatttggcccccggaccgcatgtttgacacccctggtatatatTATAACAAGCAGCTGTAAACCTACAAAAAACACTATTCCATGGATGGTTAGCTTGTTATCTATAGAAAaaagaaatatgcaaaaacaGGCCTTTTATAAAGCTAACATATTGTGACCATACATCACTTATATTTGCTCACCatcttttttatatgtattttaataatttgaatattacattacaccagtGTATTTCTGCATAGACAACAGGAAAATATTTGACACCATAAGAAATGAAGCAGATGTTGATCAATAGTAGATTAATAAACGTCAATATCATAACCATGGTTTCGATTAGGTCCTTATGAGCCAAGAGCTGTTCAAGACCAGTATCAACCTCTTATAAGCCATGCTGTTGCTATGGTTACAAACAAGGTCAAAGACTCATTACTTCAGTATTCATTCCTGGCTATTGTAAGTTAAAATTTTCTAAATGCTACTGTTGGTGGCTCCTAGGATTTAGTTTTAAAGAGTGATATTttagctttttaaatggaattatgcattttaaaacatttccctgtggtctacataaactgtaaatgctctgcttgggtctgaatacttcattaattcacctccacaggtccatcttcaaccctatttttagTAATGACAAGAAAAGGGTCGTTTaaagtgctggccctttaaatccaaataaaccacttcacaccccaccccctccaggttgttgactgtgctgctctgtcctgttcagccacttgtgttcattaatacaaccaacaactgaatgttTTGGGTAaaaggctcaaagtttggacatatttttagtttttactacagccggtgctgctgataaacaattatgtagTACTCTGAGatatgtttgtcggaagtcttgaccttatatgtgcaaatgtcgtgacgtagctagttataaaatgtaacaaattaagcaggaattaaaacaggttgtagaaatccacttgatttttgctagaattaatataaagatagctttgcagcacctggagggttcaaattcaaactttatgaactattaaggtccccaaatacacaaataaatgaaccaaagactaattaaagtgggttgagcaaaatatgacccctttaagatgtTTTCAGAGTGTGGGTGATTTATCAAGAAAGAAAATATGCTCTGATAATTTACAGAAAGCAGGGTATGGCTTTATTCTTTTTGATATTGTCTTATTTAATGACATCCCAACAGATGAGAGATTTATAAGATAATTGTTTATATTAATACAGTTTTTGTTCGCCCAATGTTAGTGACATGACTGAATCAGAGATGTGTTTTAGTCCGTTCAAAACCTGTTTAGCTGAAAACATAATGGATATTGAGGACATACAGTTCTGTCAGTGAGTTTCTTCTTCCTTGACATTGATTGACAtttccctcaaagtcagtatttccaGTTCAGATATCAGCCACCATCAGCACCCGTCTCTGCTGATGCGGAGAAAAGTCCTAACAGCGCAGATCAGTCAGTCTGTCCCTTGTGTGAAGTGTCTGATAAGCTCATCTTTTCCTGTGTTTTCAGATCCTTGCAGTGCATCTTAGAGGAGTACACTCCCGATGTGATTGAAGGTCTGCAAACGACTTTCACTGTACGTTGAAGTCACAGTTGTCACATTACACACATCacaaaggaagtttttcctcaccactgtcaccagtcactagtgtttgctcctggaggattttgttgggtttctgtaaattggcttagagtctggttcaaggttctaatagttttggatttttcattgtagtttagttttatttagttttgacttttttttcctctaattcagttagttttaattagttttcagagcaggtttgctagtttttagtagttttcgttattttctaaatgcttcgttttaatttagttgtagtttctttatatcttttatcttctttgccgtcatattcaaataaatcccagacaggattctgttttctcccaactttagtctccatgtttccaggtagagtggggatgagaagatgactctaaacgagaagtgacggaccgttaaatatcatatggtgcaagcagttaaaattgcttgagggaaataaatcgatttcttaTCAATccgacgaaaacgaagggaattttatctatcatttttatacgttttagttagttttataagcacacaatacagtttcagttagttatctttttttcttttaattatagtttttatttatttcagttaacgaaaatgtttttacaattctagttttcgtcatttcgttagttttcgttcacggtaataaccttggtctggtttcgaccaactctatatgtaaagtgtcatgagataacttttgttctgatttggcgctatataaataaaattggattgattgATCACACTGCCACCATCACATCACTGTTCTGCTTTGTCTTTCACTGAATTATACCAGTCTGAATCATTGATGTCTTTAATTATTTGCAGGTGTCCTGGGGAGGAGAATCAGTTGCGCTTGATCCAAAAGAGAGTGAAAAACCTGTCACAAATGCAAACAAGTAAGATCATAAAGAATGGCTGAAATACAAGAAGAGATCCAGATAAATGTGTCTCACTTTTGGTCACTTTCCTCCATTCTTTCACAAACACATAACACATCAGTCTATCTACGCtcacatgggacctgacatagATTAGTAAAGCTGATTATTAGATTAATCATATAAATGCCTGACTGAGGGGAATACATGACAAAGGCTCATGAAGGTGGCATAaaatatttttgcctcttctcatgaaatg
Encoded proteins:
- the LOC115431348 gene encoding probable E3 ubiquitin-protein ligase HERC6; this encodes MACGQDHCLVVNATGGVFSWGAGEDGQLGLLPDPECDQYRPSGVPLPLPVPVIQVACGNSHSLALTKGGDVFSWGQNSHGQLGLGKEVSLQYTPVLIHSLIGVAVSQIAAGAEYTLVLTLPGLVYCCGANKVGQLGLNRVDEKGRFNICMVPALRPLGVSFISCGEAHTAVLTKDGKVFTFGDGRHGQLGHNSSGNEVRPRLVEGLGGRASQIACGRHHTLVLSSSGQLWAFGNGVKGQIGNGRPENSLTPSLVQLPWTTDSAAVVPTDLKIAAGWNTNFAYISSAKNSHQNQIIGRVEETTVQRWLATPQSMVTKREILSMFFTSSSLVASFTKANKCPAEAGALTVDLEAASRAFDQLMAIPWIQQSLNLQVHMDLLYTAREFLRSPEIFLILLTLPVLQNDSHVMNDVLALAISITELNEKALKTLRTWWSSVTPTILMKHISVFKKALAFMLKNGLLATHNPGVKYLLEALKLLYKVNKSGKSYKVPLSTFYVEEIIANIVPLEDVSLWVLFSKNEDDANTPAIFCRYPFLLTPICKVAVFNIFAYFTKWIHHFMHDLALAWPHESFVNSADSPPAPIFQLTLRRPHLVEDTFRQISAADHSAFERQLQVQFVDDRKVTNVNKRDFFLHVFDELMAPESGMFMYNEHKTLAWFPPKPKVEEKSYFVFGVLCGLALYNHNIVHLPFPLVLFKKLLRVKPSLDDMKEFEPVVARSLQCILEEYTPDVIEGLQTTFTVSWGGESVALDPKESEKPVTNANKKEFVAAFIDYAFNTSVEGVFEAFKRGFFKVCNIDVVDFFQPEELQEVMVGQETYDWEVFKQNTVYSGEYHAEHPNIVTFWEVFENLTPEQKKGFLLFLTGCDRVPFLGMESVKMTIAVLPNATELHFPESLTCHLLLYLPLYQRYPVERTMRDRLVHAINHNRGFWKE